Within Cnuibacter physcomitrellae, the genomic segment TCATCGCGACAGCTCCGCGCGGCTGCGATGTCGAGGGGATCGTCTCCAAGATCCCCGACGAGCGCGCCGCCGAGATCCGCGAGACCCTTCCCGGTCTCGCCGATCTCCACCGCGCGTCGCTCCCCCGCCGTGAGCTGACGGCTGCCTGGCAACACGGAGTCATCGGCTCGTCCGGCAACGGCATGGTGCACGCCACGAGCCTCATGGCGCCGCTTCGCCGCCACAACAGGGCCGAGCAGCTGGGCACCCAGGTCGCCGTGACCATCCACGACGTCGTGCCGTGGACGCATCCGGATGCGCTCACACCGCGGGGTGTCGCCTGGCATCGGGCGATGGCCAAGCGCGCGGCCAAGTACGCCGACGCCATCGTCGTGCCCACCCACGCCGTGGCCGACGACCTCGACCGCTACTTCTCGTTCGGCGACCGCATTCGGGTGATCGGCGGCGCGGTCAGCCCGGCGCTCAAGCTGCCGGTGCAGGCCTCCGCCCGCGCCCGCGAGCTCGAGCTGCCCGACCGATACCTGCTCGCCGTCGGCACGCTCGAGCCGCGCAAGGGTCTCGAGCTGCTGATCCGCGCCCTCGCACTGCCGCAGTCGGGCGACCTGCCGCTGCTCATCGCCGGCCCTCAGGGCTGGGGCGACGTCGACGTCCTCCAGGTGGCCGCGTCCGCCGGCGTCGACGCCTCCCGCGTGCGGGTGCTCGGCTTCCTCAGCGACAGCGATCTGGCGCTCGTGATCGACCGCGCCACGGCGTTCGTCTATCCGAGCCTCGCCGAGGGCTTCGGCCTGCCCGTGGTCGAGGCGATGAGCTTCGGCACACCGGTGATCCACGCGAACGTCCCCGCGCTCCTCGAGGTGGGCGCCGGCGCGACGCATGTCATCGAGCGCACCACCGCCGAGGCGTATCCCGCCCAGATCGCCGAGGCGATCGAGGCCGTGACGACCGACGCGGCGCTCGCCGAGCGCCTGACCATCTCGGGTCTCGACCGCGCCCGCTCCTTCTCCTGGCGCGACTCCGCCGAGAAGGTCTGGCAGCTCCACGCCGACCTCTGACCCGCGTCCCCTTTCACACGTTTCGCCATACTCAAGTGGTTTCGCCACCTCGATCGGTGTGGCGAAACCACTTGAGGGTGGCGAACGGGATCGCCCGGGGACGCTCGACGCGCGCGGGTGTCGCGGCCTAGGGTGGCGTCGGGAGGGCGCGAGATGGTGCGACGGGGCAGGATCATCGGGATGGCGGTCGCGGTCGGGCTGGTCGGATCGGCGGTCGCCCTCGGCGCCTCCGCCGACGCGGCCGCTCCGGGCGTCGTCACGGGGTCGCTGGGCACCGTCGCCGCGGCGGGCATGCCCGCGGGCTGGGCAGGATGGACCGTCGAGGCACGCGCATCCGGTTCCTCCGCAGATCCCTCCAGCGCAGTGGTCGCCGCGGACGGGACGTTCTCCGTGCCGGCGCCGGCCGCGCCCGAGGACGGCGTGGTGTGGTTGCGGGCGGTGGCTCCGGCCGACCCCGTGCATCCGGATGCGGTCCCCGCGACGCTCGCGGCCGTGCTGCCGGTGGGTGCGGGCTCGGCCGTGATCAACGAACGGACCACGGTGGCGATGGCCTGGGCCATGGCTCAGTTCGTCTCCGCGACCGGTGTCGCCGGGGTCGCGCCCGGCATCCGGAACGCGGCGGGGATGGCGGCGAATCTCGCCGACACGGCCACGGGCGCGGAAGCGGAGGTGCTCGCGTCGCCCCCGAACGGCGCGGAGACCTCGACAGAGGCGGCGTTCCACACGCTGACCGCAGCCCTCGCGACGTGCGTGACGAGCCCCTTCGCCGACCCCGTCCGATACCCCGACGGCACCTGTCGCGAGATCGTCTCCCTCGGTGCGCTCGCCACGGCCCCGGAGACCCCGGTCGATCCACTGCGGGCCCTGTCCGGCGTCGCACGGAACCCGAGCTCTGCCCCCGAGCGCCTCTACGAGCTCTCGACGCTCACCGCGCTCGATCCGGCCTCCGCGGTACTGGATCGATCCCCGGTGGCGTGGACCCTGGCGCTTCGGTTCGACGGCGACGGGCAGTCGCTCGCCGGACCGGGCAACTTCGCGGTCGATCACGAGGGCGACATCTGGGTGATCAACAACTACCAGTACGACGCCGATCCCCACTCGCCCGTCTGCGGGTCGGACGAGGTGTTCAGGTTCTCTCCGACCGGCGAGATGACCGCATTCACCGGCGGCGGCCTCTCCGGTGCCGGGTTCGGCGTAGGGATCGACGTGCCCACCGGGAACGTCTGGGTCGCGAACTTCGGCTTCGCGGCTCCCGCGCCGGGATGCCCCGCCGACCAGCAGCCGCCGCACGACAGCGCATCGCTCTTCACCTCCGAGGGCGTCGCGCTCTCGCCTGCGGATACCGGGTTCACGCAGGGATCGTTGAACTGGCCCCAGGGGCTGGCGATCGACGCGAACCGATCGGTCTGGTTCGCCAACTGCAACGACGGCACCGTCACCGTCTATCCGGGCGGCGACCCCGCGCAGGCCCGTATCGTCCCAGCCGACGAGCTCGACCTCGACCAGCCCTTCGACGTCGTCGACAACGGATCGGCCCTGTTCGTGTCGGGCATCGTGAACGACGCGGTCGACATGCTGTCCTACGACGGCGGAGTCCTCGCCGGCTCCCCCGGTCCGAACGCCGCGTTCGACAACCCGATGGGGCTGGCGTCCTCGGCGGACGGCACGGTCTGGGTGGCGAACTCGGGCGGCGTGACCCTGCCCTGTCCGGTACGTCCCGACTCGGGCGGCCCCACCTTCGACTCCCTCATGGCGGCGCAGTTCGACGATCGAGGCGTCTGGGACGGAGCCGGTCAGGATCCGTACCTCGGCTCGGTCGCTGCCATCGCCGCTGACGGGTCGACCGTCGAGCAGTACGAAGGGGGCGGCGCCACGCTCCCCTGGGGCATCGCGACCGACGGCGACGGCAACGTCTGGGTCGCGAACTTCGCGGGCAAGCGCCTCTCCGCGTTCTGCGGGACGACGGCGTCGACCTGTCCGGAGGGGCTGACCACGGGTGACGCGATCTCGCCGGACATCACCGGATACTTCTTCGACGGGCTCGTCCGCAACACGGGCGTCGCGATCGACCAGTCCGGCACCGTGTGGCTGGCGAACAACTGGGCCGAGGTCCCTCTCCAGACCAATCCCGCCGGACACGAGATCGTCGCCTTCCTGGGGCTCGCGGCCCCGATCGCGGTCGCCGCTCCCGACGCTCCGCCCACGCCGCCGGTCTCGCCGACCCCGTCCTCCAGCGCCGCGGCCTCCGCTGAGCTCGCTGCGACCGGCGCGCCCGTCACGCCCGCTCTGGCGCTCGCCGCGCTCGCTCTCCTCGTGGCAGCACTCGCCACCGCCCTCCTCGCCGCGCGCCGCCGCGAACGCTGAGCGCTCGATCACCCGTTCGCCACACTCCTGGCCTTTCGCCATGCGCATGCGCGTGGCGAAAGGCCAGGAGGGTGGCGGAACGGGAGGGGCTACTGAGGCGCGGGCGTGGAGGGGGCCAGGGCCGCGGCGACCGTGTCGTGGATGACGGTGTAGTCCGGGTCTTCGGGGTCGATGAGCGGGGGCGTGAGCTCGACCGAGTCGATCGGGAGGTCCTTCGTCTTCATCGCCAGCTCGACGAAGTAGGGCAGCGTCGACTGCGGGATGTCGGTCTTCACCACCTGGGCACCCGCCGAGGCGATGCCCTGGAACTTCGAGAGCACGTTCGCCGGATCGAACTGCGCGAGGATCGCCTCCTGCAGCTGGCGCTGACGCTCCATGCGGTCGTAGTCGCTCGTGGAGTGACGAGAACGCGCGTACCAGAGGGCGAGGTCGCCGTCCATGTGCTGCATCCCCGGCTCGATCCAGCCCTCGACCTCGTTGAGGTCCTCGTCGCCGCCGATGGGCAGGCGCTCCGCCACGTCGATGTCGACACCGCCGAGCGCGTCGATGAGGTCGGCGAAGCCCTGCATGTCGATGAGCACGTAGTACTGGATGGTGATCCCGAGCACGGCCTGGACCGCATCCTTCGTCGCCTCGATGCCGGGCAGCGAGCCCTCCGCCTCGGCATTCGGATAGAGGTCCTCGTCGAACGCCTCCACCCGGGGGTAGAGGAAGCTGATCTGGCAGTCGCTGCCGCAGTCGTAGCTGCCGTCGGGCGCGTAGTCGGTGCCGATGAGCGGCGAGCCCTCGACCAGGGGCGCGTTCTCGAGGTTCCGCGGGATGCCGAACATCGTGGCCTTGCCGGTCGCCGCCTCGATCGACACCACGGAGATCGAGTCGGGACGCATGCCCTCGCGGTCGGGTCCGGCGTCGCCGCCGAGGAGGAGGATGTTGTAGCGCCCGTCGACGGGCGGCTCGGCCGCGGCCTGCACGTTGAACACCGAGTTGAGGAGGTCGCGCTGCGATCCGGCGAGCGTCGCGCCGTAGGCGGCCGATCCGGCGGAGACGAAGAGCAGGATGACGGCGAACGCCGCGATCAGCGGCCGCGCCTGGGGCGTGACCCGGATGATGCGCACGAGCCGGAGCGTGTCGAGGGTGAGCACGATCCAGAGCACCGCGTAGGCGACGAGGATCACCTGCAGCACCGTGAGCGCGATCGGCATGGTGGCGAGCGAGATGAGCGTCGTGCGGGACACCAGGCCCACGATCACCGTGGCGAGCAGCAGCACCCACATCACGAGGGTGAACACGAGCCCGAAGCGGCCGAGGCGCCTGTTGCCCGCGAGCACCTGCGCGGACCCGGGGATCAGCACGTTCATGACGACGAGCCACCAGCCGCGGACGGTCATCGCCTTCTCCGACCCTAGGTCGGGGTAGCGGATGGGGCTGGCGGCCAGCGTCGTCACAGGCGCTCCTGCAGGTCGGCGTTCTTGCGGTCGACGAGCTCGACGAGCTCCTCGCGATAGCCGGCGAGGCGATCGGCGATGCCGTCGTCGGCGACCGAGAGGATGCTGAGGGCGAGAAGGCCCGCGTTCTTGGCGTTGCCGATCGAGACGGTCGCGACGGGGATGCCGGCCGGCATCTGCACGATCGAGAGCAGCGAGTCGAGCCCGTCGAGTCGGGCGAGCGGCACCGGGACCCCGATCACCGGCAGCGTCGTCACCGCGGCGAGCATGCCCGGGAGGTGCGCGGCACCTCCGGCTCCCGCGATCACGACACGGAGGCCCCGGAGCCGGGCGGTCCTGCCGTAGTCGATCATCCGCTCGGGGGTGCGGTGCGCCGAGACCACCTGCACCTCGGCGGGCACGCCGAAGTCGTCGAGGACCTCGACGGCGTCCTTCATGACGGAGAAGTCGGAGTCGGAACCCATGACGATTCCTACGACGGGCGCGGGTGATGACACGGATGACACTCTAGGTCGGCGACCCTGGGATCCCTCCGTAGCTCCTCGGCGTGGGCCGGGAATCCTGATCCGTCACTTTCTGCTAGTGCGGGCGGCGCGCACTAGCAGAAAGTGACGGATCAGGGGTCGGTTCCGGGGACTCAGTCACGGAAGAAGGCGGCCGCGGCACGGGCCCGGTAGGTGACGTCGTCGAGGTCGTCGCCGGTCACCGTCACGTGCCCGATCTTGCGGCCCGGGCGCGGGCTCTTGCCGTAGAGGTGCACCTTCGCCTCCGGCTGGTCGGCGAGTGCGAGGGGCAGGCGCTCGTCGAGCGTCGCCGTCTCGGGGCCGCCGAGCACGTTGATCATGACCGCCCACGGCTCGCGCACCCCGGTCGCCCCGAGCGGGAGGTCGAGGACGGCTCTCAGGTGCTGCTCGAACTGGCTCGTCGTCGATCCGTCGATGCTCCAGTGACCGCTGTTGTGCGGACGCATGGCCAGCTCGTTGACGAGGATCCGGTCGTCGTCGGTCTCGAACAGCTCCACCGCCAGCACGCCCGTCACACCGAGCCCTTCGGCGATCTGGAGTCCGATCCGGGCCGCCATCTCCGCCAGACGCTCCGCCGCCCCGGGCGCCGGCGCGAACACCTCGGCGCACACGCCGTCCTGCTGCACGGTCTCGACGACCGGCCAGAGCGTCGTCTCGCCGGAGGGCCGCCGCGCCACCAGCTGCGCGAGCTCGCGGCGGAACGAGACGAGCTCCTCCACGAGCAGCGCGCCCCCGCGTCCGTCCTCGTCGAGGGCGGCGAACCAGTCCTCGACGTCGGAGGCCGAGCGCACGACGCGGACGCCCTTGCCGTCGTAACCGCCCCGCGCCGTCTTGACGACGGCGGCACCGCCGTGGTCGTCGAGGAAGGCCTGCAGACCCGCGGCATCCGTCACCGCGGCCCAGTCCGGGACGGGCACGCCGAGTGCGGTGAGCCCCTCGCGCATCCGGATCTTGTCCTGGGCGTACTGCAGGGCATCCGGACCCGGGTGCACCGCGACACCCCGTGCGACGAGCTCGCGCAGGACGGTCTGCGGAACGTGCTCGTGATCGAAGGTGACCACGTCGACGGTCTCGGCGAACGCGAGCACCGTGTCGAGGTCGCGGTAGTCGCCCACCTGCGTGGCCGCGATCTGCGCGGCCATCCCCTCGTCCTCGGCGAGCACGCGGATGACGATCCCCAGCTCGATCGCGGGCGGGATCATCATCCGCGCCAGCTGTCCGCCACCGACCACTCCCACTCTCAGCACGGCGACCAGCCTACTCGCGACGCGGGGAGTCTCCGCGGGAGGACGGTCAGCCGCCGGCGCCGAGCGACCAGGTGGCGGTCGGATGCTCGGTGAGGTCGCCGAGGAGCGCCGAGACGAGCGTGGCCGAGGGCACGTCGTGGAGCACGAGCGTGAGGTCGGGCCCGGCCACGACGCGGACGTCGCCGGAGCGGACCATCGCCTGCAGCGGACCGCGGCGGAGGCGCACGTCGGTCACCCGAGCGAGGAAGACGTCCTGTCGATGACGCACCAGGAGCCCCCGACGCGCGATGATGCGGCGGGTCGTGATCGTGTAGCGGTGCCCGAGCCAGGCGAGGTAGGGCAGCAGGACCAGCAGCACCACGGCGGCGATCGCGCCCGCCAGCACGGCGATGTTCTGCCACTCCTCCGCGAAGGAGCCGTAGAACCAGCCGAACGCGCCGCTCACGGCGAAGAGCACCAGCGCGGGCAGGATGAGGCGCCGCCCGTGCGGCCGCACCCTGGCGAGGATGCGCTCGGGCACGGGGGCCGTCTCGGAGCTCAGCGGGGCGAGCGGCCAGGGGTTCGGGGAGGCGGAGGCACCGAGCACGGTCTGCGGAGGTCGCGCGGCGCCCCAGCCGAAGCGCTCCGTCGACGCCTCGTCGCCGGAGGGGGCGGGGCGCCGGTTCTTCGGTCGACGCCCCTGGGGACGCGGGTGCGCCACGGTCTCGCCGAACGCGGTGGGGTCGTCCCATCCGCCGTCGCCGAAGGCCGACGTGAGGTCGTCGGTGTCGCCAGCGGACTTCGGCATGCTGCCATTGTGCGGGCAGTTGCTCGATTTCAGCTGTCGCTGTGCCGGAGATGCGTGATATCGGCCGCCGAGACGATCAGCCGCCCGCCGGAGCCCTCCTCGACCTCGAGCCGGCCGACCGCGTCGAGCGCCACCGCCGTCCCCTCCCGGACGGCGCCGTCGGGCAGCTCGACGCGCACGCGGCGGCCGAGCGTGGCGCTCAGCTCGCGCGCCGCCACCAGCAGGCCGCTGCGCTCGGCGTCGCCGTCGGCGGCGAGCAGGTCGCGGTAGCGCGTCGAGAGCTCGCGGAGGTAGGCGGCGAGCACCGCATCCGTCGACAGCTCGTCGACGCCCTCGAGGGCGAGCGAGGTCGACACGGGTGTGGGCAGCTCGTCGTCGGAGAGCGTGAGGTTCAGCCCGGCGCCGATCACCGCACCGCCGCCGTCCGGCAGGACCTCGCCCAGGATGCCCGCCACCTTGCGGTCGCCGATGAGCACGTCGTTGGGCCACTTCATGCCGGTCGCCGGGCGGTCGCCGTCCTCCGGGCGGACCAGCTCGCGGACGACCGCGGTCATCGCGACCCCGGCGAGGAGGGGCAGCAGCCCGATCACCGCGGGAGCGACGTCCGCGGGCCCGGGCCTGACGAGCACCGACACGGCGAGCGTGCGTCCCGGCGGCGCGATCCAGGTGCGTCCCAGGCGCCCGCGCCCGGCGGTCTGGTCCGCCGTCGCCACCACCGACAGGTCGGGCCAGGCGGCAGCCTCCGGGCCGGCGGCCCAGGCGACGAGGTCGGCGTTGGTCGACCCGGTCCGCTCGAGCCACTCCAGGCGCGGGACCAGGGACGACGACAGCGGCATGGGCATGTCTCCACGCTACCGTTTGTGGGTTTCGTCAACGAGGAGGCGCGGGAGGCCGACTGTAGAGTGAACGGCGTGACCGACGACCAGACCACGACCTCGCCCGACCTCTCCACCACGGCGGGCAAGCTGGCCGATCTCCGCGACCGCTATCACGAGGCAGTGACGGCGTCGGGCGAGGCCGCCATCGCCAAGCAGCACGCCAAGGGCAAGAAGACCGCGCGCGAGCGCATCGAGGCCCTCCTCGACCACGGCAGCTTCGTCGAGCTCGACGAGTTCGTCCGCCATCGCACGCACGCGTTCGGCATGGAGCGCTCCCGTCCCTACGGCGACGCCGTCGTCATCGGGACGGGCACGATCCACGGCCGCCAGGTCGCGGTGTACGCGCAGGACTTCACCATCTTCGGCGGCTCCCTCGGCGAGGTGGCGGGCGAGAAGATCGTGAAGATCATGGACCTCGCGCTCAAGACGGGCGTCCCGATCATCGGCATGCTCGACTCCGGCGGCGCTCGCATCCAGGAGGGTGTCGTCGCGCTCGGGAAGTACGGCGAGATCTTCCGCCGCAACACCGCGGCGTCGGGCGTCATCCCGCAGATCTCGATCGTCATGGGCCCGGCCGCGGGCGGCGCGGTCTACTCCCCCGCTCTGACGGACTTCGTCATCATGGTCGACAAGACGAGCCAGATGTTCGTCACCGGCCCCGACGTGATCAAGACCGTCACCGGCGAGGACGTCGGGATGGAGGAGCTCGGCGGAGCCCTCACGCACAACAAGGTCTCGGGCGTCTCGCACTACCTCGCCAGCGACGAGGACGACGCGCTCGACTACGCCCGCGCCCTCATCGGGTTCCTCCCCGACAACAACCTCGCCGAGCTCCCGGTCTACGACGCCGAGGTCGAGCTCGAGGTGACGGACTCCGATCGCAAGCTGAACACGATCATCCCCGACTCGACGAACCAGCCCTACGACGTGCACACGATCATCGAGCACATCGTCGACGGCGGCGACTTCCTCGAGGTGCAGCCGCTGTATGCGCCCAACATCGTGATCGGGTTCGCCCGGGTCGAAGGCCGCTCCGTGGGCGTGATCGCGAACCAGCCGAACGTGATGGCGGGCACCCTCAACATCGAGGCGGGCGAGAAGGCCGCCCGGTTCGTGCGCTTCTGCGACGCGTTCTCCATCCCCATCCTCACGCTCGTCGACGTGCCCGGGTACCTGCCCGGCACCGACCAGGAGTGGACCGGCGTCATCCGCCGCGGGGCCAAGCTGCTCTATGCCTACGCCGAGGCGACCGTCCCGCTCGTCACCGTCATCACCCGCAAGGCGTACGGCGGCGCGTACATCGTGATGGGATCCAAGCAGCTCGGCGCCGACATCAACCTCGCCTGGCCCACCGCGGAGATCGCGGTGATGGGCGGCCAGGGCGCGGTGAACATCCTGTACCGCGGTGAGATCAAGCGCGCCGAGGAGGCCGGCGAGGACGTCGCCGCCGTGCGCACCCGTCTGGCCAACGAGTACACCTACAACGTGGCCTCGCCGTTCCTCGCGGCCGAGCGCGGCGAGCTCGACGGCGTGATCGAGCCCGCGGCCACGCGGGTGGCCGTCGTGAAGGCGCTCCGCGCCCTCCGCACCAAGCGGGCGAGCCTGCCCCCGAAGAAGCACGGCAACATCCCCCTCTGATCCCCGCGGTAGCACGCGCCCCGTCCACCCCTGGCTTTGTCCAGGAAACCGTCGCAAATCGTGCGAAAGGCGACGATTTCCTGGACAAAGCCAGGGGTGAGGCGAGGCGGGCGGGCTACTTCGACGCGGAGGAGCTCGAGCCGGAGCCGGCGAGGGTGCGGACGAGGGCGACGGTCTCGCGCGTCGTCATCGACGGCAGGTACGCCTTGCCGATCGCGGTGCCGATGGTGGGCAGCGCGAGCGGGTCGGGGTACGCCATGTGGATGCCGACGTAGGTCGGGTTGAACTTCGCCTTGAACCGGAACAGCGTCGAGAAGCCGTAGGCGGGCTCGAGCGTCTTCGCGAGGAAGTCGAGCAGCTCGGTCATCACGGTCGGTGCGGGAGGCTCCTCCCCCTTCGGCACGGGCGCCTTGGCGAGCGGCGCCCCGGAGAGGCTGAGGACCTCGATGCCCTCCTCCTTCATGTGGAGCGCGGCGGAGGCGATGAGGAACTCCATGGTCCCGTTCATCGACTGGTCGGCGCGGCGCATGAAGTCGATCGTGTAGCCGATCGGGCGTCCGTCGCGGTAGACCGGGAGCCAGCTCGTGACGCCGTGGATGCGCCCCTCCGGGTCGACGGCGAGCATCAGCTTGACGTCGGGGTCCTTGATCTCCTCGAGCGCCCCGAGGGTGAAGCCCATCTCGGGGAGCTCCTTCTCCGACACCCAGGCCTCGGAGATCGCGTTGATCTGGGCGATCGTCGCGCGCGGCAGCTCGTCGTAGGTGGTCCAGACCGTCGTCATGCCCTCCTTGGTGCCGCGGTTGAGCGCGGAGCGGACGTTCTGCCAGGGCTTCCCCGTCATCTCGAGCGTCTGCGGGTGCATCAGCGTCTCCTCGCCCACCGACATGTGCTGCCAGCCCATGCCCGTGAAGACCGGGAGGAGGTCGTCGTGGACGCTGTAGAAGACGGGGATCCAGCTGTGCCGGTCGCAGTAGGAGGCGAACTCGCGGATGGTGCGGTCCTCCTCGCCGGGCGCGCAGACCGGATCGGACATCGTGATCGCGACGCCGTTGATCACGCGGTACGCGACGGCGGCCTGGCCGTCCTCGCGGAACCAGTAGACGTTGCCGGGCCAGGTCGTCATCCATCCGAGCGTCCCGCCGCCGCCACGGCGCAGCAGGGCGCGGATGCGCTGGTGGTCGCCGACGGCGACATGGCGCTCGTCGGCGCGGAGGAGGCGCACGACGCCGACCGCGAACACCGCCCAGAACACCGGCCCCACCCACTGGAAGAGCAGGAGGGTGATCGGGTTGGTGGGCACCGGGATCGCGGCGACGACACCGAGCGCGGTCGCGGGAAGGAAGCGCCGCCAGGTGTCGACGACGAGCTCTCCCGGCGACGTCGCGGGAGAGAACTCGTCGATCGTGAGGAACGCCGACACCGAGTACGCCACCCCGAGCACGACGAGGACCACCGCCATCGTCACCCAGAACCGGATGACGGCCTCGCGCGGCGCAGGGTTCCAGAACCGCTTCCGGGTGACCACGAGCAGGACGATGACCCCCACGGGCACCAGCACGATCGACCCGCCGAGGACGACCATGTCGCCGATGTCGAAGCCGCTGAGGTCGGCCCCGTCGAACAGCGGACCGAGGAGCCCGAAGTAGAGGGCAGCGAGCGACGCGCCCATCGCGGCCAGCGCCGCGTTGGTGACGAGCGCGAGTGCCCAGGCGAAGCGGCGACCCCTGCGGAGCCCGTACGCGGCGACGAGCAGCAGCGCGATCGGCGCGAACGTCAGCACAACCGCGCCCACGCTGCCGAGGGCGCTGAACGCCGTCAGCTGAGCGCAGATCTCGGCGCTGCTGAACCCGCAGGTGTCGGCGAGGTCGGAGGCGGACGGGAACACCTCCGGACCGAAGAGGCTCGAGATCAGGCTCAGCGCGCCGAGGTTGTCGCTGTCGGGATGCAGGTAGGTGATGAGCGGGCCGATCGCGGTGACGACCACGATGGTGGCAATGAGCACACGCGACTCCGCGAAGGAGCTGCGATGCCAGGTGAGGTGGCCTCGGCGCGGCGACACCGCCCATCCGATCACCAGTCCCGCGAGCGCCGCGATGAGCTTGTACACGCTCGAGGTGTCGCCGTCGTAGAGGACGAGCATCGCCAGCAGCGCGAACACGGTGAGGCGGAAGCGCCTCCGCCAGAGCGGCCCCATGAAGGCGGTGGCGACCATCAGGGCACCCGCGATGGGTGTCAGCGGATCCATCGTGAGGTCGGCGCTCGTCCCGTCCGACCACCACTCGCCCGCGATCGAGCCGAGCCACTGCACGAGGACGCCCACCCCGACCCCGAGGATGCCGGTGACGACGAGCACGACGAGCATCCGCACGCGCCCCAGCAGCCGCTCGGCGATGCCGAGCAGTCCCGCGGAGAGCACGATGCCGGCGATCAGCTGCGGCGGGTCCCACGGGATGAAGGGAGCGGTGAGGACCGTGTACCAGCGTCCCGCGTCGACGGTCGTGGTCACCCCGGCCGCCCAGGTCTGCACCGTGGGGTCGCTCGGCTCGCCGAAGAACGTGCCCGTGACGAGAGCCGTCACCACGAGGAGCGCGGCGAACCCCAGCGAGAGCGGGATGCTCGCGAGATACCTGCGCAGGACAGTCCAGGTCGTCAGCATCCAGAGCCCCCTTGTCGTCGTGACTAATGTAGCCTCGTCGGTGTGACCGACTCGACCGCGCAGCACCCCCAGTCCGGCACCGACTCCGGCATCCGGGTCCTCACCGCAGGGGTCACCGCCGAGGAGGTCGCGGCCGTCACGGTCGTCGTCGAGGCCGCCGTCGCGGCCGAACTCGAGTCGATCCACGACGAGCCCGCCATCGCTCCCTCCGCCTGGAGCCACAGCCAGCGCGCGCTCCGGCAGCCGCTCCAGCCGGGCCGTCACGGCTGGCGCTCGTTCGGCGGCGCCTGAAGCTGAGAGCAGGTTG encodes:
- a CDS encoding biotin--[acetyl-CoA-carboxylase] ligase; its protein translation is MPMPLSSSLVPRLEWLERTGSTNADLVAWAAGPEAAAWPDLSVVATADQTAGRGRLGRTWIAPPGRTLAVSVLVRPGPADVAPAVIGLLPLLAGVAMTAVVRELVRPEDGDRPATGMKWPNDVLIGDRKVAGILGEVLPDGGGAVIGAGLNLTLSDDELPTPVSTSLALEGVDELSTDAVLAAYLRELSTRYRDLLAADGDAERSGLLVAARELSATLGRRVRVELPDGAVREGTAVALDAVGRLEVEEGSGGRLIVSAADITHLRHSDS
- a CDS encoding LCP family protein → MTTLAASPIRYPDLGSEKAMTVRGWWLVVMNVLIPGSAQVLAGNRRLGRFGLVFTLVMWVLLLATVIVGLVSRTTLISLATMPIALTVLQVILVAYAVLWIVLTLDTLRLVRIIRVTPQARPLIAAFAVILLFVSAGSAAYGATLAGSQRDLLNSVFNVQAAAEPPVDGRYNILLLGGDAGPDREGMRPDSISVVSIEAATGKATMFGIPRNLENAPLVEGSPLIGTDYAPDGSYDCGSDCQISFLYPRVEAFDEDLYPNAEAEGSLPGIEATKDAVQAVLGITIQYYVLIDMQGFADLIDALGGVDIDVAERLPIGGDEDLNEVEGWIEPGMQHMDGDLALWYARSRHSTSDYDRMERQRQLQEAILAQFDPANVLSKFQGIASAGAQVVKTDIPQSTLPYFVELAMKTKDLPIDSVELTPPLIDPEDPDYTVIHDTVAAALAPSTPAPQ
- a CDS encoding acyl-CoA carboxylase subunit beta, with the translated sequence MTDDQTTTSPDLSTTAGKLADLRDRYHEAVTASGEAAIAKQHAKGKKTARERIEALLDHGSFVELDEFVRHRTHAFGMERSRPYGDAVVIGTGTIHGRQVAVYAQDFTIFGGSLGEVAGEKIVKIMDLALKTGVPIIGMLDSGGARIQEGVVALGKYGEIFRRNTAASGVIPQISIVMGPAAGGAVYSPALTDFVIMVDKTSQMFVTGPDVIKTVTGEDVGMEELGGALTHNKVSGVSHYLASDEDDALDYARALIGFLPDNNLAELPVYDAEVELEVTDSDRKLNTIIPDSTNQPYDVHTIIEHIVDGGDFLEVQPLYAPNIVIGFARVEGRSVGVIANQPNVMAGTLNIEAGEKAARFVRFCDAFSIPILTLVDVPGYLPGTDQEWTGVIRRGAKLLYAYAEATVPLVTVITRKAYGGAYIVMGSKQLGADINLAWPTAEIAVMGGQGAVNILYRGEIKRAEEAGEDVAAVRTRLANEYTYNVASPFLAAERGELDGVIEPAATRVAVVKALRALRTKRASLPPKKHGNIPL
- a CDS encoding PH domain-containing protein; amino-acid sequence: MPKSAGDTDDLTSAFGDGGWDDPTAFGETVAHPRPQGRRPKNRRPAPSGDEASTERFGWGAARPPQTVLGASASPNPWPLAPLSSETAPVPERILARVRPHGRRLILPALVLFAVSGAFGWFYGSFAEEWQNIAVLAGAIAAVVLLVLLPYLAWLGHRYTITTRRIIARRGLLVRHRQDVFLARVTDVRLRRGPLQAMVRSGDVRVVAGPDLTLVLHDVPSATLVSALLGDLTEHPTATWSLGAGG
- the purE gene encoding 5-(carboxyamino)imidazole ribonucleotide mutase, with protein sequence MGSDSDFSVMKDAVEVLDDFGVPAEVQVVSAHRTPERMIDYGRTARLRGLRVVIAGAGGAAHLPGMLAAVTTLPVIGVPVPLARLDGLDSLLSIVQMPAGIPVATVSIGNAKNAGLLALSILSVADDGIADRLAGYREELVELVDRKNADLQERL
- a CDS encoding 5-(carboxyamino)imidazole ribonucleotide synthase; translation: MLRVGVVGGGQLARMMIPPAIELGIVIRVLAEDEGMAAQIAATQVGDYRDLDTVLAFAETVDVVTFDHEHVPQTVLRELVARGVAVHPGPDALQYAQDKIRMREGLTALGVPVPDWAAVTDAAGLQAFLDDHGGAAVVKTARGGYDGKGVRVVRSASDVEDWFAALDEDGRGGALLVEELVSFRRELAQLVARRPSGETTLWPVVETVQQDGVCAEVFAPAPGAAERLAEMAARIGLQIAEGLGVTGVLAVELFETDDDRILVNELAMRPHNSGHWSIDGSTTSQFEQHLRAVLDLPLGATGVREPWAVMINVLGGPETATLDERLPLALADQPEAKVHLYGKSPRPGRKIGHVTVTGDDLDDVTYRARAAAAFFRD
- a CDS encoding glycosyltransferase family 4 protein — its product is MATLRVIVDQLVASVPGGIGRYTTELTRQLIATAPRGCDVEGIVSKIPDERAAEIRETLPGLADLHRASLPRRELTAAWQHGVIGSSGNGMVHATSLMAPLRRHNRAEQLGTQVAVTIHDVVPWTHPDALTPRGVAWHRAMAKRAAKYADAIVVPTHAVADDLDRYFSFGDRIRVIGGAVSPALKLPVQASARARELELPDRYLLAVGTLEPRKGLELLIRALALPQSGDLPLLIAGPQGWGDVDVLQVAASAGVDASRVRVLGFLSDSDLALVIDRATAFVYPSLAEGFGLPVVEAMSFGTPVIHANVPALLEVGAGATHVIERTTAEAYPAQIAEAIEAVTTDAALAERLTISGLDRARSFSWRDSAEKVWQLHADL